The DNA segment agaggtgatccagatctggattctggatcaagatttcactttattggctttgaaggattatgtcaaaactacttcatggcttctcaccaaatttacaccacagatagatattagggcatggaagactccattaaattttagaggtgatccagatctggattctggatcaagatttcactttattggctttgaaggattatgtcaaaactacttcatggcttctcaccaaatttacaccacagatagatattagggcatggaagactccattaaattttagaggtgatccagatctggattctggatcaagatttcactttattggctttgaaggattatgtcaaaactacttcatggcttctcaccaaatttacaccacagatagatattagggcatggaagactccactaaattttggaggtgatccagatctgaattggtggatgtcagaaatctctgattgctcttgtttgtttattttttaatgttcagACTATCAAAATTCTACCTAGTTATAATCTGGATATGCCAATAATCAGATTTGTACTGGCAGTCTGAAGATAACCTTCAATTTATGATCCTTGACTGCTTTGATCAACAATCCTAATTTTAAAAGATCTGTCTTTCCACCAAATTTAATTAAAATCTATTCATGTCTTCTTGAGATATCTGCTGACAATCAAgcagacaaaataaaaacataaccTTAAAGGGGGCACCAAGATACTTGTGACTGGGACAGCCAAGCGGCCACTTACCACTGTGGCTTTTATTGGTAAAGGTGAAATCGTCACTTTATCAAGGAATGCAGAATTCATGTAGCTCTCTCCAAAAGACACGTCCTCATCTTCATAACTGTCCACACCGACGCTAAAAGCTTCGTTCATCTTCTCTGGTACCACAAAGTTAAATATCACCACCAGGATCCCAATGACTGAGCACAGCACACCTGGAAATCATTGTGTTTGAGAGGAATCAGTCATTCAGGAGGCTTTGAGGATGGAGGACTTAGTGAAGCTTCTTGTCCTTACCTGTAGCCAGCGCCAGCCAGAAAGAGTGACTGTACTCAGTTTGGAAAGAGTACATTCCAATAGAGAAGATACACTGTGGCACATTCATGATGGTGGAGAAGGAGGCCATGGAGAAGAAGATGAAGGCGGCGGTGGCCATCATCATGTAGCCTGCGTAGAGAATGACCGGCATGGAGAAGAGGATATTTGCCACTAACCAGCAGCAAAATGCAGTCCTGTGGAGGATTCATATTCAGCTGTTAGAATTTGGATTCACACACAGCTTTCATTACGTTCCTGATGCTTCCACAGCAACAGACAAGTCTTACAGTATTTAGTATTACCACAGTGTTGCTGAGGCGTATCGTCCGGAGTATCTGTACTGAAAGATGAGTCCACACGGGCTGCCGAGGGTGAACTTCTCAGCGATGTACAGGATGGGGTTGGGCAGGCCTTTCTCCAGAGCTTCTTTATACTCTTCATCAATGGAGTCATGCCAGCTGAACATCTCATTGTAATTTATAGTCTCATTAAACTGAACAACAGGATTTCCTGGAGGAGAAAAGATGGCAAAATTCATCTTTTTGTATATGTGAGACATATTTAAGTGGATGTGGCCTGATGATCTTTGGTGGCCACCACACCtcagctttggaaatgaaagaaaattcAAATACATCAAAGCCACATATGTGTTGAGAGATACAGAGGGAGaacgaagaagtgtctgcttcagctaTGTTCATAGAAGATCCTTTCGGCAGGGCTGTGTGGAGTTAAGACGGTGTTCTTTCCATATTAGTGTGCAACTTTTGTAAAACAATCACAAAGTTAtggtttatttctctgatttacACCATTTCTGTATGAAAGAATTCTGTCTGtctcacacctgctcctaatccatcatcaatccactAACCATGCAGCAGATGACAGGCATGTCTGAG comes from the Thalassophryne amazonica chromosome 8, fThaAma1.1, whole genome shotgun sequence genome and includes:
- the duox2 gene encoding dual oxidase maturation factor 1 → MSFYDDIYPFYPLQRTPFIFSGSLLAIILVFLVLAASLLLILPGIRGRSRLFWMVRIITSLFIGAVIVALNFTSDWAEARMTTNATYKSFSSAVINADVGLHVGLYGINVTLKGNPVVQFNETINYNEMFSWHDSIDEEYKEALEKGLPNPILYIAEKFTLGSPCGLIFQYRYSGRYASATLWTAFCCWLVANILFSMPVILYAGYMMMATAAFIFFSMASFSTIMNVPQCIFSIGMYSFQTEYSHSFWLALATGVLCSVIGILVVIFNFVVPEKMNEAFSVGVDSYEDEDVSFGESYMNSAFLDKVTISPLPIKATVEHI